The nucleotide sequence GGCCTGCTCGATGGTGGGAGCCAGGGACTTGGCCAGCAGGACCACCACCCCGAGGCAGGCCAGCAACAGCCCCCCACACGCGGCGGCTTCGCGCCGGGTGGGCGGCGGGGCGTGGCAGGCCTCGTTGGCGGTTCCCTCCTCAGGCAGGAAGTAGTCGCGGTGGCGCACGGTCTGCACCAGCACGAACGCCCCATAGAGCACGACCGTAACCCCCGCCACAAACACCATCTGTATGGTACTGTAGGAAGGGCCGGGCACCGTCTCGGCGTAGTTGGGCAGTATCAGTACCAACACCGAGATAGCTGCCAGCGTGGTCAGCGAGGCGCTCACACCGTGCAGCCCGAAGCATTGCTCCTTGAACCTGACACCGCCCATCAGCAGGCACAAGCCAACGATACCATTGAGGATGATCATCACTGCGGCGAAGACCGTGTCGCGTGCGAGGGCTGCGGTGGCCTGCCCGCCCGCGAACATGAGCGAGACAATGAGCGAGGCTTCGATCACCGTGACCGCGATGGCCAGCACCAGAGTTCCGAACGGCTCGCCCACCCGGTGCGCCACCACTTCGGCGTGATGCACGCCAGCCAGCACCGCCCATATCAAGGCGGCCGCAAGCAGGAGCAGGTACCAACCGCCAAGGCCGAGCGCAGATCCGGCGTAGAGCGCCCAGGCCACAGCCGGGGCCGCGATCGTCCATTTGGGTATCATCACGGCGTGTTTCATGACCGGACACTACAACACCCGCATCGGATCGGGCAATTGCATCCGCAGGGGGAGCCCTCCGAGATGATGGACCCAGCCTCTTCGGCTATGCCTCAAAGGCGGTCGAGGTATCCCGTGAAGGCGATGGCCACGGCGGACGGAATCTGGTTCCGAGTCCTCTATTGTTGCCAGGAAGGCTTTGGCGTACGCTGCCAGAAAAAACGGGATGGTTTCATGTTTCCGAAAGAACTGCTGCCGCTGTTTCCCTGGATGGCCGGGGTTCTCGGGCTGGTGCTCGGGAGCTTCTATACGGTGTGCGTGCACCGCTACCTCACGGAGCAGTCCATTGTGTTCCCTGGGTCGCACTGCCCTCACTGCAAGGGCAAGCTGCGCTGGTGGGAGAACGTCCCCCTGCTCTCCTACATCCTGCTGCGCGGCCGTTGCGCCCGGTGCAAGGCGCCCATCTCCTGGCGCTACCCGCTCATGGAGGCTTTGAGCTGCGCCTGGGCCGTGGCCATCGCCATCAAGTTCGGCCCCGGCCTGACCTGGCTCGCGCTCATGGCCGTGGGCGGTGTGTTCCTGGTGGCCTCCTTCATCGACCTGGTGCTCTTCATCCTGCCGGACATGCTCACTTACCCCGGCGCGGTCCTCGGCGTGGGCACGGGCATCTTCTGCCTGGGCCTGACTTGGGACCAGAGCCTCATCGGGGCGGCGGGCGGCTTCGGCATGTTCTGGGTGCTGCGCTTCGTGCACATGCGCCTGCGCGGCGTGGAGGGCCTGGGCCTGGGCGACGTGAAGCTCATGCTCATGATCGGCGGATTGACCGGCTGGATGGTCCTGCCCGCGGCGGTGCTCTTCGGGGCGGTGGCGGCGCTGGTGCTGGCTCCGCTGTTCAAGCTGGCCTGGAAGGAGCAAGGCCCCCTGCGCATCCCCTTCGGCCCGTTCCTGTGCCTGGGGTGCATGGCCGCCCTGCTCTGGGGTGGGAAGTTCATGGCCGCCCTGGCGGGCAAGATGTAAGATGGAGGGCCGGGCGGACTGGTTCCGGCAGGCACCCCAAGGACGATGAACACGTCCGGTACCGGCGGCGCGTGCGCCCTGGCCGGGATGGGGTCAGGCCGCAGGCGTGAGGATGCGCTCAGATGGCCTTGCCGTAGCGCGCCTTGACCTTCTCGATGTACGATTTCGTCTCCGCGATGGGCGGCACGCCGCCGCAGCGGCTCACGGCGCCAGGCCCGGCGTTGTAGGCGGCCAGGGCCAGGAGCACGTTGCCCCCGAAGCGGTCCAGCAACTGGCGCATGTAGCGTGACCCAGCCTCGATGTTCTTCGCCGCGTCGAAGCTGTCCTTGAGCTTCAGGTCCTGCGCGGTGCCGGGCATGATCTGCATCAGGCCCTGCGCCCCCTTGGGCGAAACCGCCCGCACCTGAAATCCCGACTCCACCTCCACCATGGCCATCACCAGCGATGGGTCCAGCCCGTAGCGCCCGGCTTCCTTGACGATGATGGCCGCGATCTGGGCCCTGTCGGCCCCCTTGGGGATGCGAAAGTAGAAATACGGCCTGTACTCGGATGTGGTCTGGATGTCGGTGAGATGCACCGTGCCGGACGGGTCCTGGTAGTGGTAGATGGTCTGCGCGCGTGCCGGGGTTCCGACGCACAGCAGCGCCAGCGCCGCGGCCATAATGGCCGCGACCCGTGCTCCGTTCGCCTTCTTCCGGCTCATGTTCTTGCGATGCGGCATGACCTCATCCCTTTGCATGTCAAAATGCAAGAATCCAGCCACTGCCTTTTGGCTGGATTCTTGTCGAAAATCAAGCACCGCAACCTGCTTTTCAGCAGCCGACCCGGAAAGCATCCGGCAGGATCAACGCATGCCGATCTTGGGGATGGAGAAAGTGTACTGGCCCGTCTGCGCGCCCGTGGACACCTGGTAGCCGAACACGAAGAACTGGAACATGGTGTGCTCGGCTGCCGTCAGGTACAGGGTGTACTGCATGGTGGGGCTAGTCCCCGTATAATCTGTGCCGATGTCGTTGCATCCAGCGCCCGTGCAGTTCTGCCACGTTTTGATCACGTAGGCGTACATGTTGTAATACGCGCTGGTGGAGTTGGTGGAGACCACCGCTGTGGGCCTGATCACCTCGACACGCACGGGCACGGGGCTTGCCGTGCCCACCATGTTGGTGCGTGTGATTGACAGCAGGCCGGGCCTGCCCGAGCCGCCGGGGTCATTGTCGCTGCCATCGGGGTTGAATGGCCGGTAGTCGGTCTTGTCGTTGGCGCCGCCGAAGTTGTGCACGTTGTCGTCGTACCCGTAATAGGATGACGTGGAATAGGAGTTGGTGGGTGCCACCGTGGCGTTGGTGCCGATGCTCCAAGTACTGCCCCAGAACACGTTGCCCAGATGGTGGTTGTCCGGGTCGTTGCGGCCGTCGCTGCTGACTGTCGGCGAGCCGGAGTGCCCGGAGTTCGTGTAGATGTCGAACTCCACGCCGATTTTGGGCGGGCGCAAGCCCAGGCCGTGGCCCCAGTAGGGGTAGCCCGGCCCGGCGTAGCCCAGGAACGAACCGTGGGAAACGCCAGCCTGTGGCCCGCCCGCGTCTCGGGGACCGTTCCAGGTGCCGTTCTTGATGGCGAAGATGAAGCCGTCCGCATTGGACCCTGCGGAGATGTTGTAGGTGAAATAGACCCGGATGCCGCGCAGCAGGCTGCCCACGCCGTTGTTGAAGTTGGCGCTCGCCACCTGGTTGCCGGTGCCCGCGCGCGTGGGGTCGAAGCTGATGCCCGCCGTGTAGTCGTTGAGCGAACTGGAGCTGACCGAAACGCTGGTGGGAGAAGCCGTGGCTACGCCCTGCTTTGTCTGCACGATGTAGACGCCCGTGCCGCTGTCCGGGGCGTTGATCACGTTGGTGACGGAATATTTCGCTTCGAAGGGCTCCCCTTCGTTCACCGTGCCCACTGAGGTGACCACATAGTCGTAGGCGTTGCTGGGACTGGTGGTGACGGTGAGCTCGATCTTGTTTCCAGTGCCCAGACCGGTGGTGATGGTCCTGCCGTTGAGGATGGTCAGCGGGGTGTTGGTGGCCCCGCTCAGGATGTTCGAGGCGTAGTTGGCCGCGTAGTTGATGCCGGATTCGGCCAGGAAACGGGCCTGGTTGTCGAACGTGAGCATCATCTCGTTCTTGACGGCCGTGGTGGACATGTTCAGCACCGCCGTGGACAGCGAGGCCATGATGGTGATCACAGCGATCACCCAGATCAGCGAGAAGCCCGACTGGCGGGTAGCGTGCGTGCCGTGTCCCATGCTCATGTCGCTGAACCTTCCTATTGGAACCGTTGCGAGTTCAGCTCGATCTTCGCCGTATACGTCTTCGTCACAGTGGCCTTCGGCCCGACGATCTGCACCTGTATGCTCACCGCGGCCGGAACGGCCGGAGAGGCCCCGTAGTTCGGGGCCGTGGTCGTGAATGCCGTCACGTTGTTCAGCAGCGTGTTGCCGTTGAGCAGCAGGTTGGTGCCTGTGCGCTGAATGGTCGATTGGCTCGCGTCCGTCCGGTAATAGTAGGTGATGGTGTTGCTCGCCAGCGAGTAGCTCCGCTTGGTGTCCAGATTGGACACTTCATGGATGATGCGCGTCAAGGCGGCCTGGGCGTTCTCGGCCGCGGCGGACACGGCGCGCTCCTGAAGGAAGCCCTGCGTCACGTTGGCCATGATGCCCAGCCCTCCGGCCGCCACAATGGCCAGGATGACCACCGTGACGACCACCTCCAGTACGGAGAAGCCGCGTTCCGTTTTCCTTGCCTGCTTCATAACTGCCTGGTGAAGACGACCGTCGCGCTCTCGCCCGTTGCGTTGTTCTTGATGGTGACCAGCAAGGCCGTGTCTGTATCCGTGGCGTCGAACTTGTA is from Fundidesulfovibrio soli and encodes:
- a CDS encoding calcium:proton antiporter, with protein sequence MKHAVMIPKWTIAAPAVAWALYAGSALGLGGWYLLLLAAALIWAVLAGVHHAEVVAHRVGEPFGTLVLAIAVTVIEASLIVSLMFAGGQATAALARDTVFAAVMIILNGIVGLCLLMGGVRFKEQCFGLHGVSASLTTLAAISVLVLILPNYAETVPGPSYSTIQMVFVAGVTVVLYGAFVLVQTVRHRDYFLPEEGTANEACHAPPPTRREAAACGGLLLACLGVVVLLAKSLAPTIEQAVEAAGAPKSLVGIIIAAVVLLPEGLAALRAARANRLQTSLNLALGSALATIGLTIPTVAMVSLLTGMTLTLGIDAKSTVLFLLSLFVSVLSLATGRTTLLQGAVLLVLFAVYLLLSIIP
- a CDS encoding prepilin peptidase, coding for MFPKELLPLFPWMAGVLGLVLGSFYTVCVHRYLTEQSIVFPGSHCPHCKGKLRWWENVPLLSYILLRGRCARCKAPISWRYPLMEALSCAWAVAIAIKFGPGLTWLALMAVGGVFLVASFIDLVLFILPDMLTYPGAVLGVGTGIFCLGLTWDQSLIGAAGGFGMFWVLRFVHMRLRGVEGLGLGDVKLMLMIGGLTGWMVLPAAVLFGAVAALVLAPLFKLAWKEQGPLRIPFGPFLCLGCMAALLWGGKFMAALAGKM
- a CDS encoding lytic transglycosylase domain-containing protein — protein: MPHRKNMSRKKANGARVAAIMAAALALLCVGTPARAQTIYHYQDPSGTVHLTDIQTTSEYRPYFYFRIPKGADRAQIAAIIVKEAGRYGLDPSLVMAMVEVESGFQVRAVSPKGAQGLMQIMPGTAQDLKLKDSFDAAKNIEAGSRYMRQLLDRFGGNVLLALAAYNAGPGAVSRCGGVPPIAETKSYIEKVKARYGKAI
- a CDS encoding prepilin-type N-terminal cleavage/methylation domain-containing protein, giving the protein MKQARKTERGFSVLEVVVTVVILAIVAAGGLGIMANVTQGFLQERAVSAAAENAQAALTRIIHEVSNLDTKRSYSLASNTITYYYRTDASQSTIQRTGTNLLLNGNTLLNNVTAFTTTAPNYGASPAVPAAVSIQVQIVGPKATVTKTYTAKIELNSQRFQ